In Gemmatimonadaceae bacterium, the genomic stretch CTCGTCGTCGCCGCCGGCCGGCCACGTGCCCTGCTCCACACCGCGTCATCCGACATCGAACATCCGGACCCGCGCCCAGGAATCACCTCCGAGCACGTCCTCTCCGCCGACTCTCTCGCGAAGCTCAAACAGCGCGTGCGCGACGCCTACGACGCCGCCCGTCAACATCCGGAAATCTTCGATGGACTCGGCTGCGCCTGCGGCTGCACCGGCAGAGGCAGCGGCGGCAGCGGCGGCAGCGGCGGCAGCGGCGCCATGCATCGCTCGCTGCTCTCCTGCTACGAATCGCGCCAGCCAACGGGTTGTTGGTCCTGCCAGGAAGAAGCGCTGTTCGTCGGCGAGCAGATCAAAAACGCCAAAACACTGAGCGAAATCCGCGTGGCGGTCGACAAGAAATTCGCCTAGTCTTCCACGTGGCATGTGCCATGTGCCATGTGCCATGTGCCATGTGCCATGTGGCCCGACGGGCGAAGCCGCTCAGCCGACAGGTATCGCTTCGCTCGGAGACGAAATGAAGGTCGTGGCTTTCTATACCGGCCAGGGCGTGATCGGAAAGCTCAGCGAGATGAGCTTCTACACAGGACAATTCAGCACGTGCTCACCCGTCGTCATGTTCAACGAGAATACGACCATGGCCGGCGTCTACCACCTTCCCGGCTGCAACGGTACGCGCTCGAAGTTGATGACGGAGTGGGCCACGAATCTGATGCCGATGGCTGACGTCGTGAATCCGACCCACGTCTATCTCTTCCCGTCGGGCGACGCGTCGTACGAGGAAGCGTTCGGCCAATCGAGCCAGGCGAGCAAGTACGGCGATCGCGACAAACTGAAGCCGTTCTTCGAGGAGTACAAGGCGCTGTTCTCAACGAAGCTCAACATCGTCGTCGAGACCGTCGGGCGCACGGGCATCTACGTGTCCGCCCAAGGCAAGAACATTCAATTCGCGACGGCACTGCCGACGAGCGGCGTCGACGTTCACGATCTCAAGACAAACCGCAAAGAGCCGACGGGATGTCAGGTGTACAACATGGACATCGACTACTCGATCTGGATGTAGCGAGATGTAGCAAGTTGTAGCGACGTGACCGAGCGTTGCGACAACGGCGACCGGCATTCGCGACATCGAACGCCAGTCGCCGCATGCTTTCTACCGCCCGTTCGAGCTCGTCAAGCTGTCCTGCGACATCGCGACGGTGCTCTGCCCGCGCGACTCGATCACGAACACCACGCGCCGATTGAGCTCCGCGCCCGGCTGATCGTGACTGGCGCCCGGCACCACGAGGCGCGTCTTGCCGTAGCCGACCGTCGCCAGATCGTTGCCGGTCAACCCTTGGGCGAGGAGATACTGCCGCACCGCATCCGCGCGACGGGCCGAGAGCGCGACGTTGTATCGCGTACTGCCCGCGGGATCGGCGAAGCCTTCGATCGTGATCTTCGAACCCGGATAGTACGACTGCGCGATGTGCGCGAAACGCTGCAGCTGCGGCTGATCCTGCGTGCGCACGGCGGCGTTGTTGAAATCGAAATTCACCGGCATGGCGAAGTGCAGGCCGTCCTCGAGCATCGAGATCTTGGCGCCGAATTCCTTGCGCATCGTCGCGAGATCGGTGCGGAGCGAATCGACGCTCCCGCGCACCATGCCGAGTTGATCGGCCAAGGCGCTGTCGCTCGCCGCGCGCGCGGCGCGTTCGTTCGCGAGCTGCTGGCCCTGCACATCACTCACGTGCTTCAGCTGGCTCTGTGTCGCGAGGCATCCACTCAACAGAACGCTCGCTCCGGCAACCACGAGACGGGTGGCGTGACGCATGTTCCTGTACTCCGATGAAGGTGAGACGTACACCCGGGCACGCCTGCAAGAAGCAAGCACCAGATCACAAATGTGATAACAATCACGGCGGGGGTGTGACGCTCGGATCGCGTTTCCTGAAATCGCGGTACATCGCACGCCCATCGCACGCACACCGCATGTCCATCGCACGTACGTCGCGCCTACGACAGATGACGTATGCCTCGCCGCACCGCAGCTCGGCAGCTTGTGCGGGTCGCCAACCCGAGAGTGCACATGCGTCGTGCAGCGCTTTGTATCAGTCTTGTGTGTTCCGTCACGTCAATTCGCTCCACCCACGCGCAACTGCCGGTCGCGCCAGTGCTCGTCGTGCGCGCCGCGGAGTATGTGTTGAACGACGATCGGTCCGGCCCTCGCGTCGGCGTCGGGTACATCGCGGGCGGCAGCGTCACGGCGCAGAATCAAGGCAAGTCGTTCGCGCCCGTCACGTCGATGTTCGGCTGGCAGCTCGAACGCCAATTTCCGACCGGCCGCAAGGACGAGCCGCTGCCAGTGACGGAGTTCGTCGTGCTCGTCGCGGGCATGGAACAAGGTCTTTTCCTGCCGAGTGCGACGTGGCTGCTCGGGTTGCGGCAGCCGAACGGGTGGGAAGCGGGCGTCGGGCCGGCACTCACCGGTGCCGGGGTGCAGCTCGCGTTCGCCGCGGGAGTGACCCACGAAGTCGGACGGCTGAACGTGCCGGTGAATCTGGCGATCGCGCCCGGGCGGCGCGGCGCGGCGATCTCGCTGACGACGGGATTCAACGTGCACTAAGCTCGCGCCAGCCTGTTACCAACCCTTCAATAGCGTTTCACTCGGCTCCGGCCGCTCAGCGCATCGCCCGGAGCCCCGATCAAGCCCTCTCATGAGACATTCCTCATGGAGGGCTTTTCGGTTGCGACACCGCCCGCCTCGAGTGGATGCGCGTGTCTACGCGGTAGAGCCCTGACTCCATCGCGTCGGTCCCCCGCTTACACGCCGTGCGACGTAAACGTTTCTCGCACAACACGTTCGCGCGCGCAACGGATTGGGCACACGCGTTGCCTTCGCACTCGTGCAATTCACCGTCGCCCTTGCCCTTGCCCATTCCGGAGAACGACCATGCCCGCGACGACTCACGACCGAGTGAGACAGCACCAGTCCGACCCCGCGTTCGTCGCCCAGGCGAACGATTTCTACGCGCGCCTGCTCGAGCGCTCGGCCGTCGATCGCACGTTTCGTCAGAAGCTGCTGACCGACTCGCGTGCCGCGCTCGCCGAGTTCGGCGGCCGCGATCCGTCACAGGTCTCCTCGAACATCGTGTTCGTCGAAAACACGGCCGACGCGACCATCGTGCTGCCCGACTTCGTCGGCGAGAACACGGAGCTCTCGGATCAGCAGCTCGAGAGCGTGGCCGGAGGAACCGACCTCACGAGCATCGTCATCACGGCCGTCGTCCTCTACGATGCGGCCGTCGACTACGTGCGAAGCAAGATGCCGCAGGTTCCGTGAGCGTCCAGGCATTCCGAAACGCTCATACGCTGTCACGCGCAGGACATTCCGGAGATCACGCCATGACGTCGACGACGAACGCACAGATGCACCATGCCGAAACCGCCTACGCGAAGCTGCTCGAGCGCTCGGCGGTCGATCGCGACTTCCGGCGACAGCTGCTGACGAATCCGCGCGCGGCGCTGGCCGCGATCACAGGACGCGAGGTCGCGGAGTCCGTCACCATCAAATTCGTCGAGAATACCGCCGACGCGACGATCGTACTGCCGAACTTCGTCGGCGACGCCGAGTTGTCGGAGGCGGACCTGTCGGCCGTCGCCGGCGGCACGAACGTGCTGACACTTCCGCTGGCCGCGATCCTGATCGGCCAGGTGTTGCCCGAGACCCTGCGCGGCGGCGATCCCGCCCCATAGACCACGCGCACCGTTCGCCGAACGTCGAGTGCAGGAACCGCATCATCACCGTCGCATCATCACAGGAGACGATATGTCGAAGAAAAAGACGAAGAAGCGCGTGAGCCCCAGCGAAGACCAGCCGCTGTCCGACACGGCGCTCGAGAGCGTCGCCGGCGGATGCCAGATCGGCTGCAGCAACGAGAAGACGTGCATCGACATCATGTCGGGCGACGTCGACCGTCTGACGGTGCTCCAACAAGCCGGCGGCCTATAACACCCCAACCGCGCAGTCGCGCACAGAGGATTCGAGATGTCAAACGACAATACGCCCAAGGGAACGAACTCGCCGTCCACGCCGTCGGATCGCAAGCGCGTCGCGCCGTCCGATCCGAGCGAAGTCACCGACGAGGCGCTGGAGAGCGTCGCCGGCGGCTGCGAGATCGGATGCAGTGCGAACAGCTGCGCCGACATGGTCTCGCTGGAGCGGCCAACGTTCCTTCAGCAGTTCAACGGCTGATATGGCGCGCGCCATTCCATTCCGAATGGCGCGCTTCCCCTTTCTGAACTTGGAGCAACAATGAGCAAGAAACGCCGCGTGAAACCAAGCGCCAATCAGGAGCTCGACGACGCCTCGCTCGAGAACGTCGCGGGCGGCACGCAGAACCTGACGACGCCGGTCCTCACCGTGTACGACCCGCCGAGCACGATCGTCGTCATCGATCCGATTCCCGAGCCGATCATTCCGATCAACCCGACGATCCCGGTGAAGTAGCGCGCTCGAGATCGCACGTCATACGCTTTGACCTACAGCAAGGAGCAATCATGTCCGACGAGAACCGCAAACGCGTATCGCCGAATCAGGAAGAAGGACAGCTCGATGACGCGACGCTCGAGAGCGTCGCGGGCGGATGCGAGATGGGAACGAGCATCCAGACCACGGTGATCATCACCCGTCCGATCGAGCCGATCATCCCGCTGCCGGAACCGATCATCCCGATCAATCCGATCATCGAGTTGAGCTGACACGTCGTATGTCGCCGCTCGCGGACGTCATCACGCGCGCGGCCACGCTCGAGGAACGGCGCGCTCGCGGTGCTCACCCTCCGGTGACCACCCCAGCGCGCCGACTCGACGCGTGGCAGTCGATCGTCGCGCGCGGTGATGCGGAGCGTTGGCGCCGCCGCCTTCGCCACGATGGTATCGATCCCTCGACCGCGGCAAGTCTGGTCGAATCCTCGGGCGACGCGACCGACCGCGAGCGCGGTGCGCGCTGGTGGGAACTGCTGCAGTCCGCGATCGCGATCGCGGCTCAATCGACGGATTGGCACGCCTCGACAGATCGCGCATTGCGCGCCGAGGCGCCGTACCCGTTCGAGCACGTGCTGCTGCCCTTCATCGTCACGGCCCGTGCCGCGATCCGTACACCGCACCTGGCCGCGTTCACCGCGGCCGCGCAGGCGCAACTCGAGCGCGCGCTGCTCCGCCGCCTGACGTCGATCGCGGCGCCCATACTATATGAAGAGTTCACCGCCGCGGGCGGGGGCATCGAGTTGGACGACGCCATGCCGGAGCGCACTGCCCCGCGCGAGATCTACGATCGGTTCGTGTGCGCCCAATGCGCCGGCGCAATGGCCGACGTCTTCGCGCGATACGCGGCGCTGGCGCGCCTCCTTGCCACGCGCTGCGTGATGTGGGCGGAAGCAACGGCAGAATTGTGCGATCAACTCGCGGCGGATCGCCGGGTAATCGAGCATACCTTCACCGACGATCGCCCACTCGGCGACGTCGTGAACGCGCAGTCGGAGTTGTCGGACTCGCACAACGGCGGGCGGATGGTCAGCATCCTGACCTTCTCCAACGGCCTCACGCTCGTGCACAAGCCACGGTCACTCGCTCCGGAGCGCGCGTTTCAGGCGTTCGTGGAATGGGCGAACGCCGCGGGTGTAACCCCGGCGCTTCCCGCGCTCCGCGCGATCGATTGCGGCGATCGCGGCTGGATGGAGTACGGCGAAGCCGCGCCGTGCACGACTCGCGCTGGCGCGGCGCTCTACTATCGTCGCGCCGGGATGCTGGCGTGCTCGATGTATCTCATCGGCGGCAAGGATCTGCATAGCGGAAACGTTCTCGCGCGCGGTGCCGAGCCGCTGTTGATCGACCTCGAGATGCTGGTGCAACCGACGGTGCCTGACGAGCGGATTGCCGACGCGGCCGCGGTCGGCACGTGGCGGCACGTGCACGGGTCGGTGCTTTCGTCCTATCTGATCCCGATGCTGTGCCGCGACGCGCACGGTGGCACGTTTACCGAGGGCGGCTTCGCTCGCGGGGACGCCGGACGCGAAGGTGCGGCGCGACGCTGGTATGACGTGAATACGGACGCGATGGCGCTGTATGAGGAACCCGCGTTTCGCCCGGCGGGCAGCAACGTTCCGCAAGACGTCGACGGCTTCACGCGAGACGACGAATTCGTCGCGCTCGTTCGCGGCTTTAGAGATTTCTATACTTTCCTGATGAGCCGGCGCGCCGAGTTGATGGCGCCGGACGGTCCGCTGACGGCGTTCGGGCCGCTGCGCGTCAGGCTTCTGCTTCGCTCGACAGACGTCTATGACGGACTGCTGCGCCGCGCGCTGCGCCCCGAGGCGATGGTCACGGGCGCGGATCGAAGCATCGACTTCGATGCCTTGCGCCGCCCGTTTCTTCGGGGGCCGGAGCGGCATCGCCTGTGGGATGCCGTGGCCTGCGAGGTGGCGGCGCTCGAGCGCGGCGACGTGCCGATTTTTCATATGC encodes the following:
- a CDS encoding OmpA family protein; amino-acid sequence: MRHATRLVVAGASVLLSGCLATQSQLKHVSDVQGQQLANERAARAASDSALADQLGMVRGSVDSLRTDLATMRKEFGAKISMLEDGLHFAMPVNFDFNNAAVRTQDQPQLQRFAHIAQSYYPGSKITIEGFADPAGSTRYNVALSARRADAVRQYLLAQGLTGNDLATVGYGKTRLVVPGASHDQPGAELNRRVVFVIESRGQSTVAMSQDSLTSSNGR
- a CDS encoding NHLP leader peptide family RiPP precursor; translated protein: MTSTTNAQMHHAETAYAKLLERSAVDRDFRRQLLTNPRAALAAITGREVAESVTIKFVENTADATIVLPNFVGDAELSEADLSAVAGGTNVLTLPLAAILIGQVLPETLRGGDPAP
- a CDS encoding type 2 lanthipeptide synthetase LanM family protein is translated as MSPLADVITRAATLEERRARGAHPPVTTPARRLDAWQSIVARGDAERWRRRLRHDGIDPSTAASLVESSGDATDRERGARWWELLQSAIAIAAQSTDWHASTDRALRAEAPYPFEHVLLPFIVTARAAIRTPHLAAFTAAAQAQLERALLRRLTSIAAPILYEEFTAAGGGIELDDAMPERTAPREIYDRFVCAQCAGAMADVFARYAALARLLATRCVMWAEATAELCDQLAADRRVIEHTFTDDRPLGDVVNAQSELSDSHNGGRMVSILTFSNGLTLVHKPRSLAPERAFQAFVEWANAAGVTPALPALRAIDCGDRGWMEYGEAAPCTTRAGAALYYRRAGMLACSMYLIGGKDLHSGNVLARGAEPLLIDLEMLVQPTVPDERIADAAAVGTWRHVHGSVLSSYLIPMLCRDAHGGTFTEGGFARGDAGREGAARRWYDVNTDAMALYEEPAFRPAGSNVPQDVDGFTRDDEFVALVRGFRDFYTFLMSRRAELMAPDGPLTAFGPLRVRLLLRSTDVYDGLLRRALRPEAMVTGADRSIDFDALRRPFLRGPERHRLWDAVACEVAALERGDVPIFHMQADGTALLSGERTVVADYAMSPGFAQMAARVRRLGAADLERQTHFLRVAWSSYRARWDAARLEASAHAAPPSSDARMLGEDRAMSAAVAIAASLRRTAVKSPRGGAEWMTLGDRGLTRTDLSFANGRAGVALFYSALSKLGFNNYYADALAPIEPLLAADETRVRQLVHSHGIGGARGVGGIIYALTRIGQWLGEPAALRAAERFAGALTQERIGADRKLDVFAGSAGAMLGLLALHEATGSGTSLAAAVWCGRHLLSRRSIDRGKHRAWRTLNRELTGGFGHGAAGIAYALDRLRNAVHDETMRDAIQEAIDDTIDFEGSLYVPEAGNWASNSRRVRALGEGADSAPLICGWCHGAAGIGLGRLALRDHAKLSGDDIERALAAMRANESAPPPQDHLCCGNAGRIELLLYAGMRLGRADLTERSLRYAASVVERAHARTSWGAGSVDDGFAPTMFFGTSGIGYELLRLHHTAELPSVLLWG